The genomic stretch CATTGTTCTACCCTTTACCTAACTGATGTACATTTGCATTGTTCTACCCTTTACCTAACTGATGTACATTTGCATTGTTCTACCCTTTACCTAACTGATGTACATTTGAATTGTTCTACCCTTTACCTAACTGATGTACATTTGCATTGCTCTACCTTTACCTAATTGATGTACATTTGCATTGTTCTACCCTTTACCTAACTGATGTACATTTGCATTGTTCTACCCTTTACCTAATTGATGTACATTTGAACTGTTCTTCTCTTTACCTAATTGATGTACATTTGCATTGTTCTACCTTTACCTTATTGATGTACATTTGCATTGTTCTACCCTTTACCTAACTGATGTACATTTGAATTGTTCTACTCTTTACCTAATTGATGTACATTTGCATTGTTCTACCTTTACCTTATTGATGTACATTTGCATTGTTCTACTCTTTACCTAACTGATGTACATTTGAATTGTTCTACTCTTTACCTATTTGATGTACATTTGCACTGTTCTACCTTTACCTAATTGATGTACATTTGCACTGTTCTACCCTTTACCTAATTGATGTACATTTGCACTGTTCTACCCTTTACCTAACTGATATACATTTGCATTGTTCTTCCCTTTACCTAACTGATGTACATTTGCACTGTTCTACCCTTTACCTAATTGATGTACATTTGCACTGTACTACCCTTCACCTACCCTTTACCTAATTGATGTACATTTGCACTGTTCTACCCTTTACCTAACTCATGTACATTTGCATTGTTCTACCCTTTACCTAACTGATGTACATTTGCACTGTTCTACCCTTTACCTAACTGATGTACATTTGCATTGTTCTACCCTTTACCTAACTGATGTACATTTGCACTGTTCTACCCTTTACCTAACTCATGTACATTTGCATTGTTCTACCCTTTACCTAACTGATGTACATTTGCACTGTTCTTCCCTTTACCTAACTGATGTACATTTGCATTGTTCTACCCTTTACCTAACTGGATGTACATTTGCATTGTTCTATGAAGGAAAGAAAAAGTTTACGTatagttgcatttttttcatgtaaaaaggacatgactgaaatttttttatatctttataaatataaacatttacttTCTAGAAAGATTAGTTGTTATTAATGTTTTCATCAGTAAAAACAGATTATTTGGatgaaacattaatttttttttggctgGCACCGGCACAaatataggtcacatggcgactctCCAGTTTTGATAGTGGAgtaagacccaaggtgcccctccgtgcattattttcatCACACGcggggacctgggtagaaccactgaccttccggtagccagctggatggcttcctcacatgaaatattcaacgtcccgagtgaggttTGAACCAAAATCgatgacgggcaagtgatttgaaatcaatgACTTTAACCTCTCGGTCTCGAACTCCCTCCCCCACCCAGTCCCGACCCCATCCTGTCCAAACTAGTGATAAAACTCTCAGAACAAGAATAAATGTTCATGCACACCAAGTAAAAACTCtcccaaacaaaaaatattccaCCACTTAGATGTCTGTAGTATATTGTAAATTAAGATCCAAGTTTCTCAAATTGTTCCCATTCTTTGAAATGAAATTAGGTAGTTCTTCTGCTATATAAgcgaaataaaatcattttataaacagCAGTTACGCCTATTTGAAACAAAGAATGTTACCCTTCAACTGAAATCGCGTCAAAGTAACGTCACGTCACATTTGTATACACAGAAGTGATGATAGGTGAAACTAGcttgtattttttataattaaatgcaGTTGGAAAGgtatgtgaaatcatttcatttatctAATTGATAGACTTTTACCTTGTACAAAGTCTTTttatagatgtataaaaatattacCGATGTAAATCTTATCGTTGACACAAttcctgtatgaaattttacagctgtaaaagacctgtatttttgttcaaaattacagtcatgattatttcaaatttacaactGTAGATTTCATTATCagcattgattttacagctgtagattttaatttacagctgtcaaacgactgtaaaacagttcgaattatgcaaatgagatacagctgtaaacaagagctgtctccataggatgacacatgcccccgatggcactttgaatgaatagttatggccgatgttagagtttaggacctttgacctacggagctgggtcttgcgcgcgacacgtcgtcttactgtgtcacacattcatgcatagttattttaaaatccatgcatgaatgacaaagatatggaccggacatgcccatcaatgcactatcatgaaaaatgacctttaacgtctaagtgtgaccttgacctttgagctacggacctgggtcttgcgtgtgacacgtcgtcttactgtggtacacattcatgccaagttatttgaaaatccatccatcaatgacaaagatacggaccggacacgcccatcaatgcactatcctttaacgtctaagtgtgaccttgacctttgagctacgaacctgggtcttgcgcacgacatgtcgtcttactgtggtacacattcatgccaagttatttgaaaatccatccatcgatgacaaagatatgggccggacacgcccatcaatgcactatcctttaacgtctaagtgtgaccttgacctttgagctacggacctgggtcttgcgcgcgacacgtcgtcttactgtggtactcattcatgccaagttatttgaaaatccatccatcgatgacaaagatatggaccggacacgaaaattgcggacagaccgacagactgacagaccgacagacggttcaaaaactatatgcctcccttcgggggcataaaaacttacagctgtaaaaatggaaaaagttacagctgtaaaaatgaaatagttacagctgtaaaaatgcctcAAAGTtaagctgtagaaatattacaggtgttgaaaaagaacacatatttttttaagggacgaaagcagaggtaCAAAAGTTTTAGGTTGAATTGTAATTTTCTAGAAAAGGTAGCAAGTAGTactaaaatggcaaaaaaaaatgatcttgtaagtaaaaataaaacagtaatgaaatatgtttacagtatagcatttgcaaaattcaagagtaggatagtCAAAGTAGATACTGTGCATCagatcttgttttctttctttgtcatgaaaacataagaCAAATATGTAATTATTTCACTTTAACTTATCAGCTTCAAATATAATGTGAGtagttaatacatgtacatatatatgtccATTTATAactacatttatatcaaataataataCAGTTGCACTTACTCTATAAtagttaaaattccaatattttagaaaatgtggtttctttGTGAACTTCAGTTATACCccgccaaatttaattaaagatgactgacagtactcatgttttcctccaaaaaagttacagctgtaattttgagacatgaacattttacagctgtaacgttcaactgtaatttttacagctgtattttgtgagaactgcatgttttacacctgtaaatttcaattgaatttctggtcattttccacttacaggtcttttacagctgtaatttaaaaaaaacagttcatttacagacgttttacagctgtaaaacaaaCAGTTCCTTTTTTCGCACAGGATTGGCTATCATGTTACTTTTCTGCATAGAATACAAGATTCATTAGCTTATCAGAAAAAATGATAATCCGATTATTTACCAAGCTATTCACATGCACACACACATGCCtatataatgttttaaagaaatgcaCTTACCTTCTTTCAACTTGTTGTATTCATCTTCTTTGTTTCCTGTCGTTGATTCCtcaatttgctttattttttcatCCGCTTTTGCAGATAACTTCTTCAGTTCAGCTTCGGCCTTGACTTCCAACTTGTTAGCCCCTTTATCTGTAGACTCTTCTATCTGTTTCACTCCAGTTTCGGCTTCGACTTTCAACTTGCTAACCCCTTTATCAGTAGACTCTTCTATCTGTTTCACTCCAGTTTCGGCTTCGACTTTCAAGTTGCTAACCCCTTTATCAGTAGATTCTTCTATCTGTTTCACTCCAACTTCGGCTTTGACTTCCAACTTGTTTACCTCTTTATCTGCACACTCGTGTATCTGTTTCTTAGCAACATCAGCTTCTGATTGTACTTTTGTAAGCGATTCCTTTGTTTGCTTTTCTATTTTATCAATTGCAGATTTTAAAGCATTATCTAGTTGAGCAATTGATACATCTCCTTGATTAGCAATGGTCTTAACAGACTCGTTTGTGGTATTGATCAGTTCTAACTTTTTCTTTTCAGCTTCTTTTCTGTGTTCATCTATTTCAGTCCGGATTTTATCTTGAACTGCCTTGGCAACATCATCCAGCACGTTCCGGATATCGTCTTTACCAATGATCAAAGTATCGTTTTGAAGCTGGAATATCATACAGGACCCTAAGAAATTGTTGACATATAACAAGATATTTCTAATAAGCAATTAGAATATGGTTTATTTATTCAATATCCCTAGTGTTCCATAATACTTCAGATAAATACAACACTTCATCTTTGAAAGTACAAACAAGTACTTATATCAACTGATACTTTTGTTTGTATGAACAGTTCAGTGTTTAGgttgaaacaagagctcgtcgaacacgaaatgcccctaTTGATGcgttcagtaattgcacaagatacagaaattatatgctcactgtatatataaaacaaaagttctaccattctggtttaacctgaccttgaccttgacctttaacctaacaagagattacagagtgatcctggcgccatccactgagccatttttgaatgtttcaaatttcaagacgtgctcaaggtcaaaatcaatgtcaaatttcatttcggtacaaaacaatgtgtatgtggtccaaatttgaaagctgtggcttgagaaatgtgaaagcaggttaCTAGatcaattttaaggtcaaagttcatttcggtagacagaactatgcatgtacttcaaatttgaaggctgtagcttgagaaatgtgaaagtaggtcactaggtcaaaatcaatgtcaaattttattttggaacaaaaaactacacaagtggtccaaatttgaaggctgtagctacagaaatgtgaaagtaggtcactaggtcaagatcaaggtcaattcatgtcaaggttcatcttgccactcaaaactctacatgtggtccaaatttgaaggctgtagcttcagaaatgtgaaagtaggtcactaggtcaaaatcaatgtcaaattttattttggaacaaaaaactatacaagtggtccaaatttgaaggctgtagctacagaaatgtgaaagtaggtcactaggtcaagatcaaggtcaattcatgtcaaggttcatcttgccactcaaaactctacatgtggtccaaatttgaagcctgtagcttcagaaatgtgaaagtaggtcactaggtcaaaatcaaagacaaattatatttcggaacacaaaactatgcaagtggtccaaatttgaagcctgtaccttcagaaatgtgaaagtaggtcattaggtcaatctcaagatcaaagttcatttcagtacacaaaactatgcttgtggttcagaTTTGAAGacagtagcttgagaaatgtgaaagtaggtcactaggtcaaaatcaatgtcaaattttatttcggagcaaaaaactatgcatgtggtccaaatttgaaggctgtagctacagaaatgtgaaagtaggtcactaggtcaagatctaggtcaactcatgtcaaggttcatcttgccactcaaaactatacatgtggtccaaatttgaaggctgtagcttccgaaatgtgaaagtaggtcactaggtcaaaatcaaggtcaaattttatttcggaacacaaaactatgcaagtggtccaaatttgaagcctgtaccttcagaaatgtgaaagtaggtcactaagtcaatctcaagatcaaagttcatttcagttcacaaaactatgcttgtggtacaaatttgaaggctgtagcttgagaaaggtgaaagtaggtcactaggtcaaaatcaatgtcacattttatttcagaacaaaaaactatgcatgtggtccaaatttgaaggctgtagctacagaaatgtgaaagtaggtcactaggtcaagatcaagatcaactcatgtcaaggttcatcttgacactcaaaactatacatgtggtccagatttgaatgatgtaagttatggacatgaaggttctacgtttttccctatataagtctacatgaaCCAtatgatccctggggcggggccatatttgaccctagagggataatttgaacaaacttggtagagaagcacgtaatgatgctacattacaaaatatcaaagccatagcctttgtggtttggacaagaagattttcaaagtttttccctatataagtctggataaaccatgtgaccccctaggatagagccatatttgaccctaggggaataatttgaacaatcttagcagaggaccactagatgatgtcatatacaaagtATCGAAGCCCTAGCCCCTGTagtttggacaagaggtttttcaaagttttttcctatataagtctatataaaccatgtgacccccggggtggggccatatttgacccttgagaaataatctgaacaatcttggtagaggaccactagattttgctacataccaaatatcaaagccctaggccctacggttttggacaagaagatcaaaaaccgttttaactgttccttgtatgtgaccttgacctttgacctaatgacctcaaaatcaataggggtaatctgctagTCATGGCcaaactatcaattttcctgacactaggcccaagcattctagagttattgcctagaaaccattttactgttcctggtcactgtgaccttgacctttaacatactgacctcaaaatcaataggggtcatctgctggtcattaccaacctccctttttgtgatcctaggccgaagcgttcttgagttatcatccggaaactattttactgttcagggtcactgtgaccttgacttttaacatactgaactcaaaatcaataggggtcgccTGCTGGTTAttaccaacctacctatcaactttcatgatcctaggcccaagtgttcttgagttatcatccggaaaccattttactattctgggtcactgtgaccttgacctttgacatacagacctcaaaatcaatagggttcatctgctggagatgaccaacctccctatcaacttttatgatcctaggtccaagtgttcttgagttatcatccggaaaccgttttactattcagggtcactgtgaccttgacctttgacatacagacctcaaaatcaatgggggtcatctgctggtgatgaccaacctccctatcaactttcatgatcctaggcccaagcgttctcgagttatcatccggaaacggattggtctacattccgaccgaccgaccgacatctgcaaaacaatatacccctccttcttcgaaggggggcataataaagcgCAACCGATTTCATAAGCATATTAAGTGTACACATTATACTTAGTTCCAAATGAAAGTGtgaagaaagtgtgcactttttaagtttaaatatctcaaaaattccccgacgtttttgtttccgTTTTTATACACTAACTAAAacgcacaccaatttgtttataaactgatttaaattttggtaccaaacattataagttttcatgaaaataaccgagaaaaacataacaaaactaagtgcacactttctgttggaactgagtgtatatcTAAACGCTTGAAATTTTGTTTAGCGAATGTTATACATGTGTATTAACATTTGAATATGAATGTGCATCTacaaacagtcaggggtgtaactgttttaagttatgtaacctatttcagttactttttcaagcattttataattgattagctataaaatatagttaactcaggtaagttattcaaaaagtcTTTTTCCTGTTTTCACAAAGTGACCTTTGAAGTGAAATTAATAGCAAATTGAGGCTTATCAAATTCTCatttagtctgagcatgacctgataagcataatgggataataatgagatattaagagttttatagctttaaagcttCTGCGTAAAATTTTATCAgccttgtttaaaaaaattactgcatagctggaaagataataTGTCACaatcaaaatgaggaattggcacaggagggctttttaatattttataataactgaaacaagttatgaaagtttaaccaataactcaaatgggttataaactgcgataacttgaaataGTTACACCTCTGACTGACAAACACAGCGAGTTTCTGTATTTTGTCATGTTAGATTCATCGTGTTAGGATTTTACAGATATCAGgacaatatctaaaataaaatatttctgattaaTGAAATAAGCGCATTCGATATCTTTTAGATGATATtcttatattaaatatacaagAAACTTTAAGTAAACGACGACATATTATTTGTCGCCATTTAGTCACAGAGAAAGGATTTCTAATGGTTCAGATGTATCGTTCTATACTATAGACGTTTCagaattgaaattaaattttataattgcGTCACACTTACTTACTTCACACACTGAAAAGATGCAAAAATAACTTGGCTACACACACATAACTTATTTCGAGGAAAGTGTTACTATTAAAACATGCTGAAGTGCTAACGTTCCGTCGACGTACTAGTATTTGCGCCAAACCTACGTAATGTCGTTatgacaaataatagaaacactATACAAAAGAATTGTTTCATACAACCGTTTTATTTGAACGTATTATGATTCCGCCTTTTCCATTTGGGTGGGCGAATAGGTCATTGGACGGTGTGGAGTGCGGAAAAAAATCAGTTTACGTACAATACCTAGAGTATTGTGCAACAGACgtgaaataatttttatcatttgCCGTTGGAAAGAACCTACACCGCTTTCAAGTTTGTTGTCTATTTAGAATTTCTCcatgtaattatttcaaatagattATATTATTCCCTTTTTTCGTATTGACGGAGGGGAAACACCGACATACCTTTTCTGTTAATTATACAACAGTATACTAGCTTTTGTTCTGGCAGACTTTTAATGATAAGCTTCATGTAGAGCAAATTAAAGTAGAATTTGAGaaatatcatttcaaaaaaaaagaatatcaaaattcaGTTGTgacatattttataaatacatttccCATATTCACTGTCAATCAACCATTTGTGTATGTCCTTAAACAGCGAAGTATTGAACATTTCCACGTCTGGTGTCAttctgctttgttgcattctatgtttcaaGAGAATTTTTAACAGGATTTGTTAGTGTATGTTATACATGACATTTCCATAATATTTCGTTGAAACGAATAAATATCTTTTGAGGAATAGTCTGAACATATGACCGATTGATGATAAACAACTATTAAATCAGCTTGTTCCTCATGTCAATTCGGGTAGACATATtgctttatgttttgtttttaaaaatctgtaaataagAATAAGAATATGGAAACGTACTTTTTACAGAAAATCTAAAATAACACAGACctgtaataattttgttttagcaTTCTGCGCAGCTTTATCAGCAGACAAATTGGCAGGATCTGACAGCAGATTCTGTAAGTCACTAAAATACTGTTGTAGATCTGTATCTTCCATCTCTAATTTTGGGGAATGTCGAACTGCTCTGCCTACCTCTCTAGCCTGTAAAAATATCACAAAAGGACTGTTTCAGTATCTGAATCATAGTACTTTAAACAAACCTAACAAATGTCAAGTTTCAGTTTGCAAATACGAGTggaaagaatttatttttatctattgCTATTACTCGTCGTTTCATTAAGTCTGCATAATGTTGAACTGCTGACATAAAGCAAATCTTAAAGAGTAATTGGTCGCTTTTTTGTACTGTAAAATTGTTCCATAAGCTATTTATTATGATGTTGCTGAAATGGCAAGAAAAGTAAGATATTATACCTAGAAAAACATAACAATTTCATTACTTGGGTATTGTACAGAagcatatttcatatatttcctttttaagtttgaattttcagttGATGTTTAGATAatgtctacatgtatataaaactaaCATGGGATTATCAACGCATTAAGTCTGTTGCAAGTAATATAATATCTGCTATTTAACGTATTTTAGCTTCAGAGGGGTGAGGACttgcactttccattacaatTCACGAACGGACTCTgtcaaaccgattctgctattgtttttcttggttgcattccgtTATCTTACAGAGTTTATAAACTATCAAGAAAGCAGTCTTCAGTGTCGACTGGTAATTGTAaattgttatactttctggtgtatattcaatatctttgtaatagagtTCGACTTATGTTACTGCGACTTTTTGTGGCGTGTAATTTGGTGATCAATAAATGCATGGAACAATTATTGACTAGgatagaaaactatgtttggaccTCAAGATTGACTTAACCTTGTGCGTGCCAAGCTCGTGAATCTAGCCCATAGCATCTCATCTTGCTATGAGTAGTAGCTGTgccaaattatatgaaaaaaaaatgtcttcattGATTGCCCTGTTATAGCCCGAGCTTGTATAGgatgactgacggacggacgatgtACACATAAACAGGGACAAAACTTATCCTACAATAACTCctaattttactaaaatatgcatttttgtaaaCATATTGTCCTTACACATCACTATTCCTTTACACGGAAGTtgctgacggactactttttaaaTGAACTTTGAACTGGGTCAATATTTCAGAATATCTGAATTTATCActcaaatatttcatcatgcgGAGCACCTCGGCATAGACAAATACCCAATAAGCCAGTTCAGAAAGAGGCATATCAAATATTCTCTTCATATCTATTTCCGTAGTTATAATGACTTACCTTTTCAAAGATGCTGGATTTCTTGGAAAGGTCGTCTTTAATTTTCGACTGAAATGCTTTATAGTTGATAATTACACTGATAATTCCATTAAAATCCGTTTCTAATGCACATGTCACATCCTTGTATCCGTCTGGTGGCATAAAACATTTAGCAATCTGCCAAGCATTGCCACACCACTGGCTGGCATCAGTGTTTTTATAGGACGGACCGTAGTATCGGTGAGCATTCTGaatgtcatttttgaaattatgacaTATCTTGTTAGGGCAGCCAGCTGGGAGATATTGCGTTGCAGAATTTCTATGGAATTTGCATTTCCCACGTCCAACATTGCAAATTCTATTCGTAGGACAAACAATGACATTTTCTGTACAACAACTAGAACATGTGGTACCAGCAACAAGTCCATTGTTGTTGCAAATGTCGCTCAAACATTTCTGCTGGAACTGTTCTATTTCATCATATACAAAAGGCTCAATGCCTTGTTTGGTATATAGAACACCTAATCCAGCCTTAATCCAATTCTTGAATTTTGATCCTGATAGTTTTGAACTATACAATGGAGTAGCCATAGTTTTTTACACAACTGATGAACCAATGTAATCAAATATGTTCATTCCATGATATCAGTTTTACATACCTAAAAAGCTAAGAAATCTTTCTTCGGAAAAGTCTATCTTTTGTG from Mercenaria mercenaria strain notata chromosome 16, MADL_Memer_1, whole genome shotgun sequence encodes the following:
- the LOC123556283 gene encoding myosin-2 heavy chain, non muscle-like — protein: MATPLYSSKLSGSKFKNWIKAGLGVLYTKQGIEPFVYDEIEQFQQKCLSDICNNNGLVAGTTCSSCCTENVIVCPTNRICNVGRGKCKFHRNSATQYLPAGCPNKICHNFKNDIQNAHRYYGPSYKNTDASQWCGNAWQIAKCFMPPDGYKDVTCALETDFNGIISVIINYKAFQSKIKDDLSKKSSIFEKAREVGRAVRHSPKLEMEDTDLQQYFSDLQNLLSDPANLSADKAAQNAKTKLLQLQNDTLIIGKDDIRNVLDDVAKAVQDKIRTEIDEHRKEAEKKKLELINTTNESVKTIANQGDVSIAQLDNALKSAIDKIEKQTKESLTKVQSEADVAKKQIHECADKEVNKLEVKAEVGVKQIEESTDKGVSNLKVEAETGVKQIEESTDKGVSKLKVEAETGVKQIEESTDKGANKLEVKAEAELKKLSAKADEKIKQIEESTTGNKEDEYNKLKEADSR